In the Corynebacterium gerontici genome, one interval contains:
- the ctaE gene encoding aa3-type cytochrome oxidase subunit III, translating to MTTAIGNKGMAAPQRVAALNRPNMVSVGTIVFLSQELMFFAGLFAMYFTSRANGIGNGSWKEGADHLNVPYALAITVVLISSSFTAQFGVFAAERGDVFGLRKWFAVTILLGAIFLVGQAYEYYHLVEHGMTIPSSVYGSSFFITTGFHAAHVLAGVLAFVVVLLRISKAKFTPAQATAAMVTSYYWHFVDVVWIGLFITIYFIQ from the coding sequence GTGACGACCGCAATTGGAAACAAAGGTATGGCAGCACCACAACGTGTTGCGGCACTGAACCGTCCCAACATGGTCAGTGTCGGCACGATTGTGTTCCTGTCTCAGGAATTGATGTTCTTCGCCGGTCTGTTCGCGATGTACTTCACCTCGCGTGCAAATGGCATCGGCAACGGATCTTGGAAGGAGGGTGCAGATCACCTCAACGTCCCTTACGCTCTGGCTATCACCGTCGTACTGATTTCGTCTTCATTCACGGCACAATTTGGTGTTTTCGCCGCCGAGCGGGGCGATGTCTTCGGTCTTCGCAAGTGGTTTGCGGTGACCATTCTGCTGGGTGCCATCTTCTTGGTTGGCCAGGCATACGAGTATTACCACTTGGTAGAACACGGTATGACGATCCCAAGCAGCGTCTACGGTTCTTCGTTCTTCATCACAACGGGCTTCCACGCGGCACACGTGCTTGCCGGTGTTCTTGCCTTCGTCGTGGTGTTGCTTCGTATTAGTAAGGCAAAGTTCACCCCCGCGCAGGCAACTGCCGCGATGGTGACGTCCTACTACTGGCACTTCGTTGACGTCGTCTGGATCGGCTTGTTCATCACGATCTACTTCATCCAGTAG
- the ctaF gene encoding aa3-type cytochrome oxidase subunit IV has product MKATSKIMYGIAVFMFIVSIIYVFATIHVEDTGNLVGYEWAGGVSLFLASALALMLGGYLHFTEKRIDVLPEDWEEAEISDGAGTLGFFSPNSIWPLAMSGSIALLGFGIIFMHYWLIAFGAVCLIYTTTMLNLQYGLPKEKH; this is encoded by the coding sequence ATGAAGGCTACTTCCAAAATCATGTACGGCATTGCCGTATTCATGTTCATCGTCTCCATCATCTATGTCTTCGCGACGATTCACGTCGAAGACACCGGTAACCTCGTAGGTTACGAATGGGCGGGTGGCGTATCACTCTTCCTCGCCTCGGCACTCGCGTTGATGCTCGGCGGATATCTTCACTTCACCGAAAAGCGTATCGACGTGTTGCCAGAAGACTGGGAGGAGGCTGAGATCTCCGACGGTGCGGGCACCCTGGGTTTCTTCAGCCCCAACTCGATCTGGCCGCTGGCAATGAGTGGCTCCATCGCCCTGCTCGGCTTTGGCATCATCTTCATGCACTACTGGCTCATCGCTTTCGGTGCTGTGTGCTTGATTTACACCACCACCATGTTGAACCTGCAATACGGTTTGCCGAAGGAAAAGCACTAA
- the ctaC gene encoding aa3-type cytochrome oxidase subunit II: protein MNQQQQRGFGRKALLGGVLGLGGLALAGCDVTPPGGVLGKALAFGWPEGITPEATAMYNFWSWVWVAAWIIGFIMWGLFIYGMFAWSAKRAKKAGKDEFPRQTQYNIPLELVLTIVPIVIVMVLFFFTVQTQDKVTALDKDPKVKVDVTAYQWNWKFGYREVAGELTENGQVYNGVDEARQQQAEETKYDAEGEGGKHPNPINGRSLGDKSYLNFDKIETIGTTNEVPVLVLPSDTAIEFSLASDDVSHSFWVPEFLFKRDVYNHPEQNKQERRFQIEKIEEEGAFVGRCAEMCGTYHAMMNFEIRVVSPEKFKQYLQYRIDNPEAPNSEALASIGEAPYATSTSPFNSDRATVDGVNAQDPNSAER from the coding sequence GTGAATCAACAGCAGCAGCGTGGCTTTGGCCGTAAGGCACTGCTCGGCGGTGTTCTGGGCCTCGGTGGCCTCGCCCTGGCAGGTTGCGATGTCACCCCTCCGGGCGGTGTGCTCGGCAAGGCGCTCGCATTCGGCTGGCCAGAAGGAATTACGCCTGAAGCAACGGCGATGTACAACTTCTGGTCTTGGGTGTGGGTTGCGGCTTGGATCATTGGCTTCATCATGTGGGGCCTGTTTATCTACGGCATGTTCGCCTGGAGCGCCAAACGTGCCAAGAAGGCCGGCAAGGACGAGTTCCCTCGCCAAACCCAGTACAACATTCCCCTGGAGCTTGTGCTCACCATTGTCCCAATCGTCATCGTGATGGTGCTGTTCTTCTTCACCGTCCAGACCCAAGACAAGGTCACCGCTTTGGATAAGGATCCAAAGGTGAAGGTGGACGTCACCGCTTACCAGTGGAACTGGAAGTTCGGCTACCGTGAGGTGGCTGGTGAGTTGACTGAAAACGGTCAGGTCTATAACGGTGTCGATGAGGCTCGCCAGCAGCAGGCGGAGGAGACCAAGTACGACGCAGAGGGCGAGGGAGGAAAGCACCCCAACCCCATCAACGGTCGTTCACTGGGTGACAAGTCTTACCTGAACTTCGACAAGATTGAGACCATCGGTACTACCAACGAAGTTCCCGTATTGGTGCTTCCTTCCGATACTGCTATCGAGTTTTCTTTGGCCTCAGATGACGTGTCCCACTCCTTCTGGGTTCCTGAGTTCTTGTTCAAGCGTGACGTCTATAACCACCCTGAGCAGAACAAGCAAGAGCGACGCTTCCAGATTGAAAAGATTGAAGAAGAAGGCGCCTTCGTTGGTCGTTGTGCAGAAATGTGCGGCACCTACCACGCCATGATGAACTTCGAAATCCGCGTTGTGTCTCCCGAGAAGTTCAAGCAGTACCTTCAGTACCGCATTGACAATCCCGAGGCTCCCAACTCTGAAGCGCTGGCCTCCATCGGCGAAGCTCCGTATGCAACCAGCACCTCGCCGTTCAACTCTGACCGTGCGACCGTAGACGGTGTAAACGCACAAGACCCCAACAGCGCGGAACGCTAG
- the asnB gene encoding asparagine synthase (glutamine-hydrolyzing), whose translation MCGLLGMVTSHSDAASFVDAINKALPCMRHRGPDEAGAWHDDTAVFGFNRLSIIDLEHSHQPLRWGPEGQPHRYAMTFNGEIYNYIELREQLEEAGYSFYTEGDGEPIIVGFHHWGADVVRHLRGMFGIAIWDTYERTLFLARDQFGIKPLYYATTGAGTVFASEKKCILEMAQSIGLGLELDRRAIEHYVDLQYVPEPESLHEEIRRLESGCTATVTPGGEVKQERYFRPQFPAQPVPKGTEQELFDRIAKALEDSVEKHMRADVTVGSFLSGGIDSTAIATLAKRHNDNLLTFTTGFEREGYSEVDVAAESAAAIGAEHIVKIVSPEEYAEAIPKIMWYLDDPVADPSLVPLYFVAQEARKHVKVVLSGEGADELFGGYTIYKEPLSLAPFEKIPAPLRRSLGKLSKMMPEGVKGKSLLDRGSMTMEERYYGNARSFNFEQMQRVIPWAKREWDHREVTAPIYEQSRHMDPVARMQHLDLFTWMRGDILVKADKINMAHSLELRVPFLDKEVFRVAEAIPYDLKISHGTTKYALRKAMEQIVPPHVLHRKKLGFPVPMRNWLAGDELFGWAQDQINASNTEEIFDKKAVLEMLKEHRAGVSDHSRRLWTVLSFMVWHGIFVEHRIDPGIEDRDYPVYL comes from the coding sequence ATGTGCGGGCTTCTAGGAATGGTCACTAGCCACAGCGATGCGGCATCGTTTGTGGATGCTATTAATAAGGCACTGCCGTGCATGCGGCACCGCGGTCCCGATGAAGCGGGTGCCTGGCACGATGACACTGCGGTTTTTGGGTTCAACCGCCTTTCCATCATCGATCTGGAGCACTCCCATCAACCTCTCCGCTGGGGCCCCGAGGGGCAACCACATCGCTATGCGATGACCTTCAACGGTGAGATCTACAACTACATCGAGCTTCGCGAACAGCTCGAAGAAGCGGGCTACTCGTTTTATACCGAAGGGGATGGCGAGCCGATCATCGTTGGTTTCCACCACTGGGGCGCCGACGTTGTTCGGCACCTGCGCGGCATGTTTGGCATCGCCATTTGGGACACCTACGAGCGCACACTGTTCCTCGCGCGCGACCAATTCGGCATCAAGCCGCTCTACTACGCCACCACCGGTGCCGGCACGGTATTCGCCTCCGAGAAGAAATGCATCCTGGAAATGGCGCAATCAATCGGTCTAGGTCTCGAACTTGACCGCCGCGCTATCGAGCATTACGTGGATCTCCAATATGTGCCCGAACCGGAGAGCCTGCACGAGGAAATCCGCCGTCTGGAGTCCGGCTGCACCGCAACCGTCACCCCCGGTGGCGAGGTCAAACAAGAGCGTTACTTCCGTCCACAGTTCCCGGCGCAGCCCGTCCCGAAGGGCACCGAGCAGGAGTTGTTCGACCGCATTGCAAAGGCGCTGGAAGACAGCGTGGAAAAGCATATGCGCGCGGATGTGACCGTCGGATCCTTCCTTTCCGGCGGTATCGACTCCACCGCTATCGCCACCCTCGCCAAGCGCCACAACGACAACCTGCTCACTTTCACCACGGGTTTCGAGCGCGAAGGCTACTCGGAGGTGGATGTGGCCGCAGAGTCGGCTGCCGCCATCGGCGCCGAACATATCGTGAAGATCGTCAGCCCCGAGGAATATGCCGAGGCGATTCCGAAGATCATGTGGTACTTGGACGATCCAGTAGCTGATCCCTCGCTCGTGCCGCTGTACTTTGTCGCCCAAGAAGCCCGCAAGCACGTTAAGGTGGTGCTCTCCGGCGAGGGCGCAGATGAACTCTTCGGCGGTTACACCATATATAAGGAGCCTTTGTCGCTAGCGCCCTTTGAGAAGATCCCCGCTCCCCTGCGCCGTAGCCTGGGCAAACTGTCCAAGATGATGCCAGAGGGCGTGAAGGGCAAGTCCCTGCTGGATCGCGGTTCCATGACCATGGAAGAGCGCTACTATGGCAACGCACGTTCATTTAATTTTGAGCAGATGCAGCGCGTGATCCCCTGGGCCAAGCGCGAGTGGGATCACCGGGAAGTCACTGCCCCGATCTACGAGCAGTCCCGACACATGGACCCGGTAGCGCGCATGCAGCACCTGGATCTGTTCACGTGGATGCGTGGCGACATCTTGGTGAAGGCCGACAAGATCAATATGGCGCATTCCCTGGAGCTCCGCGTCCCATTCCTAGATAAAGAAGTGTTCCGCGTAGCCGAGGCGATTCCCTACGATCTAAAAATCTCCCACGGAACCACCAAGTACGCTTTGCGCAAGGCGATGGAGCAGATCGTTCCTCCGCACGTGCTGCACCGCAAGAAGCTCGGCTTCCCCGTACCTATGCGTAATTGGCTGGCAGGCGATGAGCTCTTCGGTTGGGCCCAGGATCAGATCAATGCATCAAACACTGAGGAGATCTTTGACAAAAAGGCCGTGCTCGAAATGCTCAAGGAGCACCGTGCCGGGGTGAGCGATCATTCCCGCAGGCTGTGGACGGTGCTGTCCTTCATGGTGTGGCACGGAATC